TCTTTATCTCTTTGCTTTTTTTCTTCAACTTTTATTTTAAGACCCAAAGCCTGTTTTCTCTTTTTCTTAAATCTATCCACTCTACCCATCGCGTCAATGTACTTTAATTCACCTGTGTAGAATGGATGACATTTAGCACAGATATCTACCCGGATACTCTCCAAGATAGATCCAACTTTAAATGCATTTCCACAAGCACAAGAAACCTGGGCATCTGGATACCACTTAGGATGTATAGTCTTTTTCATAAGCCACTATTTTATCACGAAATTTTCTACAAGGATTGTTCTTGCGGAAATGTTCAGTAATCTTTTAAGTTAACAACTTTAACATTTTTTGTTTGTTTTTGGTGTTTAATATTATCAGTAACTAAAACAGCATTCAGGCTATAAGCTAGCGCCATAAAAGATGCGTCATAATAAGTAATATTTAACTCTTTGCCAATTCCGTACGCAATTTGTGCCAATTCCAAAGTTTCAAGCATATATTGAATTGGAAGACTATGTAGTACGCTCAGTGCTTCCTCTACTACAGTTTTAGGCAGTTTCTTACCCTTTAGCAGTGCGTTGGTTACCTCATATTTAGCCAATTCAGGTGCGTATAACCTAACTTTCTCTT
This Candidatus Roizmanbacteria bacterium CG_4_9_14_0_2_um_filter_38_17 DNA region includes the following protein-coding sequences:
- a CDS encoding 50S ribosomal protein L31, which encodes MKKTIHPKWYPDAQVSCACGNAFKVGSILESIRVDICAKCHPFYTGELKYIDAMGRVDRFKKKRKQALGLKIKVEEKKQRDKEREEERRKAPKSLKDMLNAIK